From the genome of Ananas comosus cultivar F153 linkage group 16, ASM154086v1, whole genome shotgun sequence, one region includes:
- the LOC109721922 gene encoding glutamate synthase 1 [NADH], chloroplastic isoform X1, whose product MSAAQGLAFKLRNESGAHPPPVSLKRNIRHGGRATQYSVSRQQVSSVSLESEFLGAQVPISEEQRIKPWRADGSDPSQRPGAVSASMSFSQLPEKPVGLYDPSFEKDSCGVGFIAELSGEYKRKTVADAIKMLERMAHRGACGCEVNTGDGAGILVALPHGFYREVTKDAGFELPPPGQYAVGMFFLPTDDKRREQSKTVFTKVAESLGHTVLGWRLVPTDNTDLGESALQTEPVIEQVFLTKSSKSAADFEQQMYILRKLSLVSIRSALLIQTGGARDFYICSLSSRTVVYKGQLKPSQLKDYYYADLGDENFTSYMALVHSRFSTNTFPSWDRAQPMRILGHNGEINTLRGNKNWMKAREGLLKCKQLGLSKDEMTQILPIVDSTSSDSGAFDGVLELLVRAGRSLPEAVMMMIPEAWQNDENMDPDRKALYEYFSALMEPWDGPALISFTDGRYLGATLDRNGLRPGRFYITHSGRVIMASEVGVVDVSPEDVSRKGRLNPGMMLLVDFENHIVVDDEELKKIYSQARPYADWLKRQKISLDDIVGSVPETERVPPSIFGSIPAENRYQNMENLGIHGILTPLKAFGYTVEALDMLLLPMAKDGVEALGSMGNDAPLAVMSNREKLTFEYFKQMFAQVTNPPIDPIREKIVTSMECMIGPEGDLSETTEEQCHRLTLEGPLLSIDEIEAIKKMNYRGWRSKVLDITYPKKRGRKGLEETLDRICAEAHEAIREGYTIIVLSDRGFSSERVAASSLLAVGAVHHHLVSQLERTRIGLLVESAEPREVHHFCTLVGFGADAICPYLAIEAIWRLQIDGKIPPKDDGQFHSRKELVKKYFKASNYGMMKVLAKMGISTLASYKGAQIFEALGIASEVIHKCFEGTPSRIEGATFEMLGRDYLSLHDLAFPSRALPAGSAEAVALPNPGDYHWRKGGEIHLNDPLAIAKLQEAARVNSVAAYKEYSKRIQELNKTCNLRGMLKFKDVAEKIPLEEVEPAKEIVKRFCTGAMSYGSISLEAHTTLATAMNKIGGKSNTGEGGEQPSRMEPLPDGSRNPKRSSIKQVASGRFGVSSYYLTNADELQIKMAQGAKPGEGGELPGHKVIGDIAVTRHSTAGVGLISPPPHHDIYSIEDLAQLIHDLKNSNPGARISVKLVSEAGVGVVASGVVKGHADHVLISGHDGGTGASRWTGIKNAGLPWELGLAETHQTLVANGLRGRAVLQTDGQLKTGRDVAVAALLGAEEFGFSTAPLITLGCVMMRKCHTNTCPVGIATQDPVLREKFAGEPEHVINFFFMLAEELREIMAQLGFRTINEMVGRADMLEVDPEVVKSNPKLENIDLSLMLKPAAEIRPGAAQYCVEKQDHGLDMALDRVLISKSDAALEKGVKVFIETPVKNINRAMGTTLSHEVTKRYHMKGLPPNTIHVKLSGSAGQSFGAFLCSGITLELEGDSNDYVGKGLSGGKIVVYPPRESKFDPKDNIVIGNVALYGATAGEAYFNGMAAERFCVRNSGAQAVVEGVGDHGCEYMTGGTVVILGKTGRNFAAGMSGGIAFVFDVDGKFSSRCNHELIDLESVVEEEDVITLRSMIQQHRSHTGSVLAKEVLADFENLLPKFVKVFPRDYKRILQNMKAEKAAKEAEKKLKKLKGKNGYQETKISVTTSSSKKEVPARNKLQRPTRVDNAAKYRGFIEYEREGIGYRDPNERIGDWKEVASESIPGPLLKTQSARCMDCGTPFCHQENAGAGCPLGNKIPEFNELVHQNRWREALDRLLETNNFPEFTGRVCPAPCEGSCVLGIIENPVSIKSIECAIIDKGFEEKWIVPQPPLQRTGKKVAIVGSGPAGLAAADQLNKMGHFVTVYERADRIGGLMMYGVPNMKTDKLGVVQRRVDLMAEEGVTFVVNANVGKDPNYSINRIRADNDALLLACGSTVPRDLAVPGRELSGVHFAMEFLHANTKSLLDSNLEDGNYISAKGKKVIVIGGGDTGTDCIGTSIRHGCSSIINLELLTKPPNNRAPGNPWPQWPKVFRVDYGHQEAEAKFGKDPRTYEVLTKRFLGDENGNVKGLEVVRVKWERDTSGRFKFTEIDGSSETLEADLVLLAMGFLGPESTLAEKLGFDRDNRSNFKADFGRFSTSVEGVFAAGDCRRGQSLVVWAITEGRQAASEIDKYLMKDEAIITQDPRNLGEDLIQPIAA is encoded by the exons ATGTCGGCGGCCCAAGGATTAGCCTTTAAGCTTCGAAACGAGTCGGGTGCTCACCCTCCTCCTGTGAGCCTCAAAAGGAACATCCGCCATGGCGGCCGTGCCACGCAATACTCTGTTTCAAGGCAGCAGGTCAGTTCAGTCTCCCTGGAAAGCGAGTTCCTCGGCGCGCAGGTCCCTATTTCTGAGGAGCAACGGATCAAGCCATGGCGGGCGGACGGCTCAGATCCTTCGCAGAGGCCGGGTGCTGTCTCAGCATCGATGTCCTTCTCCCAGCTGCCAGAGAAGCCTGTGGGTCTCTACGATCCTTCCTTTGAGAAGGATTCCTGTGGTGTCGGGTTCATTGCAGAACTGTCTGGGGAGTATAAACGCAAAACT GTTGCTGATGCAATCAAGATGCTTGAGAGAATGGCCCATCGCGGAGCATGTGGCTGCGAGGTGAATACTGGTGATGGAGCAGGCATCCTTGTAGCACTTCCTCATGGCTTCTATAGGGAG GTAACCAAGGATGCAGGTTTTGAACTGCCACCACCCGGTCAGTATGCTGTCGGCATGTTTTTCTTGCCAACTGATGACAAACGCCGCGAACAAAGCAAAACTGTATTTACAAAG GTTGCAGAGTCGCTGGGACATACTGTTCTTGGATGGCGCCTCGTTCCAACAGACAATACAGATTTAGGTGAATCTGCTCTGCAAACAGAGCCAGTAATTGAACAAGTTTTCCTTACTAAAAGTTCCAAATCAGCTGCTGATTTTGAACAACAG ATGTATATACTGAGGAAGCTTTCATTGGTATCAATTCGGTCTGCTCTGCTGATTCAGACTGGTGGAGCAAGGGACTTCTATATATGCTCACTATCTTCAAG GACTGTTGTTTACAAAGGTCAGCTGAAGCCATCTCAGCTGAAGGATTACTATTATGCAGATCTTGGTGATGAAAACTTCACGAGTTATATGGCTCTG GTTCACTCACGGTTCTCCACGAACACCTTCCCCAGTTGGGATCGTGCTCAACCCATGCGTATTTTAGGACATAATGGAGAGATAAACACACTTCGTGGAAATAAAAATTG GATGAAGGCACGTGAGGGTTTACTGAAGTGCAAGCAGCTGGGTCTATCAAAGGATGAGATGACACAAATTCTACCTATAGTGGATTCTACCTCATCAGATTCAG GGGCATTTGATGGTGTTCTGGAGCTTTTGGTCCGAGCTGGCAGAAGCCTGCCAGAAGCTGTCATGATGATGATACCTGAGGCATGGCAGAATGATGAGAATATGGACCCTGATAGGAAGGCTTTGTATGAATACTTCTCAGCACTTATGGAACCCTGGGATGGTCCTGCTCTTATATCAT TTACTGATGGCCGGTATCTTGGAGCAACATTGGACCGGAATGGGCTGAGGCCTGGCCGCTTTTATATCACACATAGTGGGCGTGTTATCATGGCTAGTGAAGTTGGTGTTGTAGATGTTTCTCCGGAAGATGTGTCCAGGAAAGGAAGATTAAACCCTGGGATGATGTTGTTGGTTGATTTTGAGAACCATATCGTTGTTGATGATGAGGAACTGAAGAAGATTTATTCACAAGCACGTCCATATGCAGATTGGCTTAAGAGACAGAAGATAAGCCTTGATGATATTGTTGGTTCAGTGCCTGAGACTGAGAGGGTCCCCCCGAGCATATTTGGATCAATTCCA GCAGAAAATCGTTATCAGAACATGGAAAACTTGGGCATTCATGGAATTTTGACTCCGCTAAAGGCCTTTGG CTACACAGTAGAAGCCCTGGACATGCTATTGCTGCCCATGGCAAAAGATGGAGTTGAAGCTCTCGGCTCAATGGGTAATGATGCCCCGTTGGCTGTGATGTCAAACAGAGAGAAGCTCACCTTTGAGTATTTCAAGCAGATGTTTGCCCAAGTTACAAACCCACCAATTGATCCTATTAGGGAGAAAATTGTTACGTCTATGGAGTGCATGATTGGCCCAGAAGGGGATTTATCTGAAACCACTGAAGAACAGTGTCATCGACTTACACTGGAAGGCCCTCTTCTATCAATTGACGAAATTGAAGCCATTAAAAAGATGAACTATCGAGGTTGGCGTAGTAAAGTGCTTGACATAACTTATCCTAAAAAGCGTGGTCGAAAGGGCTTGGAAGAAACTTTGGACAGAATCTGTGCTGAGGCTCATGAGGCTATTCGAGAGGGATATACGATCATTGTGCTGTCCGACAGAG GTTTTTCATCGGAGCGTGTCGCTGCCAGCTCCCTCCTGGCAGTGGGTGCAGTTCACCACCATCTTGTCTCACAGCTTGAGCGGACCCGCATAGGATTGCTAGTTGAATCTGCTGAGCCTCGCGAAGTGCACCATTTTTGTACTCTGGTCGGGTTCGGTGCAGACGCCATATGCCCGTATTTAGCTATCGAAGCAATATGGCGGTTGCAAATCGATGGCAAAATTCCTCCTAAGGATGATGGCCAGTTCCACTCCCGCAAGGAGCTTGTCAAAAAGTACTTCAAAGCCAGCAACTATGGCATGATGAAAGTTCTTGCTAAGATGGGTATATCTACCCTTGCTTCTTACAAAGGTGCTCAGATTTTTGAGGCACTCGGCATTGCTTCTGAGGTAATTCATAAGTGCTTCGAGGGTACCCCAAGTAGAATTGAGGGTGCAACATTTGAAATGCTTGGTCGGGATTATCTTAGTCTTCATGATTTGGCTTTTCCCTCAAGAGCTTTACCAGCTGGAAGTGCAGAAGCAGTTGCGCTGCCTAATCCTGGGGACTATCACTGGAGGAAAGGGGGTGAAATTCACCTTAATGATCCCCTTGCTATTGCCAAGTTGCAAGAAGCTGCGAGAGTTAACAGTGTGGCTGCGTATAAAGAGTACTCTAAACGTATTCAGGAGCTCAACAAGACCTGCAATCTGCGTGGGATGTTGAAGTTTAAAGATGTGGCTGAAAAGATCCCCTTGGAAGAGGTTGAACCTGCTAAGGAGATCGTGAAGCGTTTCTGCACCGGTGCCATGAGTTATGGTTCAATTTCTCTGGAAGCGCATACCACCCTTGCTACGGCAATGAATAAAATTGGAGGCAAATCTAATACTG GTGAGGGAGGAGAGCAACCATCTCGTATGGAGCCTCTCCCGGATGGTTCGAGGAACCCAAAGAGGAGCTCTATCAAGCAAGTTGCTAGTGGAAGGTTTGGGGTTTCAAGCTATTATCTAACCAATGCTGATGAACTTCAGATAAAGATGGCTCAG GGGGCAAAGCCAGGTGAAGGAGGTGAACTTCCAGGTCATAAAGTTATTGGTGATATTGCAGTTACAAGGCATTCCACTGCTGGTGTGGGTCTCATCAGCCCTCCCCCCCACCACGATATCTATTCCATTGAGGACCTCGCCCAGCTCATTCATGACCTTAAG AACTCAAATCCAGGTGCCCGAATCAGTGTTAAGCTAGTCTCAGAGGCTGGTGTGGGTGTGGTTGCTAGTGGGGTCGTTAAAGGTCATGCCGATCATGTTCTTATCTCAGGTCACGATGGCGGCACTGGGGCTTCACGATGGACTGGCATTAAAAATGCAGGCCTTCCTTGGGAGCTTGGCTTAGCAGAGACACACCAAACCCTCGTTGCAAATGGCCTTCGTGGTCGGGCAGTTCTTCAAACAGACGGTCAGCTGAAAACAGGGAGAGACGTTGCAGTAGCTGCTCTACTTGGTGCAGAAGAGTTTGGTTTCAGCACTGCTCCTTTGATAACTCTCGGTTGTGTTATGATGCGGAAGTGCCATACAAATACTTGTCCGGTTGGGATTGCAACTCAAGACCCAGTACTAAGAGAGAAATTTGCTGGCGAACCTGAGCATGTTATAAACTTCTTCTTTATGCTGGCGGAGGAGCTCCGTGAGATCATGGCCCAGCTTGGTTTCCGAACGATCAACGAAATGGTTGGACGTGCCGATATGCTGGAAGTTGATCCTGAAGTGGTAAAAAGCAAcccaaaattagaaaatatcgATCTTTCTTTAATGCTTAAACCAGCTGCCGAAATCCGGCCTGGAGCTGCTCAGTACTGTGTTGAGAAGCAGGATCACGGGCTGGACATGGCCTTGGATAGGGTGCTTATTTCTAAGTCAGACGCTGCTCTTGAAAAGGGCGTGAAGGTATTTATTGAGACGCCTGTTAAGAATATAAACCGTGCTATGGGCACCACACTGAGTCATGAGGTCACAAAAAGATATCACATGAAAGGTTTACCTCCCAATACTATCCATGTCAAGTTGAGCGGAAGTGCTGGCCAGAGTTTTGGTGCTTTTCTTTGCTCAGGAATTACTCTTGAGCTTGAAGGAGACAGTAATGACTATGTTGGGAAAGGGTTATCTGGTGGCAAGATAGTAGTTTATCCTCCAAGAGAAAGCAAATTCGACCCAAAGGATAATATTGTAATAGGCAATGTCGCTTTATATGGAGCAACAGCTGGGGAGGCGTACTTTAATGGGATGGCTGCAGAGAGGTTCTGTGTCCGTAATTCTGGTGCTCAAGCAGTGGTTGAAGGTGTTGGTGATCATGGATGCGAGTACATGACTGGCGGCACTGTCGTCATTCTTGGTAAAACTGGGAGAAATTTTGCTGCGGGTATGAGCGGCGGTATTGCTTTTGTTTTTGATGTGGATGGAAAGTTTTCTAGTCGATGCAATCATGAACTGATTGATCTTGAGAGTGTAGTAGAGGAAGAGGATGTTATTACATTGAGATCAATGATACAACAGCATCGTTCTCACACTGGCAGTGTCTTGGCTAAAGAGGTCCTCGCAGACTTTGAGAATCTTCTTCCGAAGTTTGTGAAAGTATTTCCACGAGATTATAAGAGGATTCTCCAGAATATGAAGGCAGAGAAAGCTGCAAAAGAAGCAGAGAAGAAACTGAAGAAGCTGAAGGGAAAGAATGGATACCAAGAGACGAAGATATCTGTAACTACCTCATCTAGCAAGAAG GAAGTGCCAGCTCGAAACAAACTGCAGAGGCCAACTCGGGTTGACAATGCTGCTAAGTATCGAGGTTTTATTGAATATGAGAGAGAAGGAATTGGTTATAGAGATCCTAATGAACGAATCGGTGATTGGAAAGAAGTTGCTAGTGAATCAATTCCTGGGCCACTCCTGAAAACACAATCTGCTCGTTGCATGGATTGCGGGACCCCATTCTGTCATCAG GAAAATGCTGGGGCGGGTTGCCCTCTTGGAAATAAGATTCCAGAATTTAATGAGCTGGTCCACCAAAATAGATGGCGTGAAGCATTGGATCGGCTCCTTGAGACGAATAACTTCCCAGAATTCACTGGCCGAGTTTGTCCGGCTCCCTGCGAAGGCTCATGCGTTCTTGGTATCATTGAAAACCCAGTATCTATAAAAAGCATAGAATGTGCCATCATAGACAAAGGCTTTGAGGAGAAATGGATTGTGCCTCAACCGCCACTTCAGAGAACAGG CAAGAAAGTTGCCATTGTGGGTAGTGGCCCGGCTGGTTTGGCTGCAGCTGACCAACTAAACAAAATGGGGCATTTTGTCACTGTTTACGAGCGTGCAGATCGCATCGGTGGCTTGATGATGTATGGGGTCCCCAACATGAAGACTGACAAGTTAGGCGTAGTTCAACGACGTGTTGATTTGATGGCTGAGGAAGGGGTCACTTTCGTGGTGAATGCAAATGTTGGAAAGGATCCGAATTATTCCATCAACCGCATCCGTGCTGACAATGACGCTCTTTTATTAGCTTGTGGATCTACAGTACCGAG AGATCTGGCTGTTCCTGGACGGGAGCTCTCGGGGGTTCATTTTGCTATGGAGTTTCTTCATGCAAACACCAAGAGCTTGCTGGATAGCAACTTGGAGGATGGCAATTACATCTCCGCCAAGGGTAAGAAGGTGATAGTGATCGGTGGTGGAGATACAGGGACTGATTGTATTGGGACATCGATCAGGCATGGTTGCAGCAGCATCATAAATCTAGAGCTTCTCACTAAGCCGCCTAATAACAGAGCACCTGGGAACCCGTGGCCCCAG TGGCCTAAGGTTTTCCGCGTGGACTATGGTCACCAAGAAGCAGAAGCAAAGTTCGGCAAGGACCCAAGAACGTACGAAGTCCTAACCAAGCGTTTCTTGGGGGATGAAAATGGAAATGTGAAGGGCCTTGAGGTGGTGCGTGTAAAATGGGAGAGGGATACCAGTGGGAGATTCAAGTTCACCGAAATTGACGGCTCTTCAGAGACACTTGAAGCCGATCTCGTCTTGTTAGCTATGGGCTTCCTTGGGCCTGAATCG ACTCTTGCCGAGAAGCTGGGGTTTGATCGAGACAACAGATCAAACTTCAAAGCCGATTTCGGGCGGTTCTCCACCAGTGTCGAGGGGGTCTTCGCTGCAGGCGACTGCAGGCGTGGGCAGTCGCTCGTCGTGTGGGCAATCACCGAGGGCCGGCAAGCTGCCTCAGAAATTGACAAATATTTAATGAAGGATGAGGCCATAATTACCCAGGACCCGCGCAACCTCGGCGAAGATCTCATTCAGCCAATTGCTGCGTAG